From the Anaerobaca lacustris genome, one window contains:
- the thiH gene encoding 2-iminoacetate synthase ThiH produces MPRPTAHAVRSMVQTHTDNSIGDILAKRHLDADRDRWRQRLRDVTTRDVEAVLATRPGSYRLDKLLALVSPAAEACLEEMARQSQTLTRQRFGRTIKLYAPLYLSSFCVNRCRYCGFNVENRFERTRLTIDEALADAERIAREGFRDILLVSSEDRTFITSDYLAELAARLRERFSFIGIEIYQMSAGEYRRLFEAGIEGVTLYQETYDRQEYARQHPGGPKADYDLRLRGPDDMAQAGMREIGLGVLLGLADWRIETLALGEHASYLIRRYWRSHVSFSFPRLRPACGVPRDEFPHLLTDRNLVQMMLALRLCFADAGLVLSTREAAPFRDHVVALGPTRISAGSRTNPGGYSQADRGEGQFEVSDRRSPREVADMLARHGLEPVWKDWDRAFLDTNRP; encoded by the coding sequence ATGCCTCGCCCTACGGCCCATGCGGTTAGATCAATGGTCCAGACGCACACCGACAATTCGATCGGCGACATACTCGCCAAGCGGCATCTCGATGCGGACCGCGATCGCTGGCGGCAGCGCCTGCGCGACGTCACCACGCGCGATGTGGAGGCGGTCCTGGCGACCCGGCCCGGCTCCTATCGGCTCGACAAACTGCTCGCACTGGTCTCGCCCGCGGCCGAGGCCTGCCTCGAAGAAATGGCACGGCAGTCCCAGACGCTGACGCGGCAGCGCTTCGGGCGGACGATCAAGCTCTACGCGCCGCTCTATCTGTCGAGCTTCTGTGTGAACCGCTGCCGCTACTGCGGCTTCAACGTCGAGAACCGCTTCGAACGCACCCGCCTGACCATCGACGAGGCGCTGGCCGATGCCGAGCGGATCGCCCGCGAAGGGTTCCGTGACATTCTGCTGGTCAGCAGCGAGGACCGGACGTTCATCACAAGCGATTACCTCGCCGAGTTGGCGGCGCGGTTGCGCGAGCGGTTCAGCTTCATCGGAATCGAGATCTATCAGATGTCGGCCGGCGAGTACCGTCGGCTCTTCGAGGCGGGCATCGAAGGCGTGACGCTGTATCAGGAGACCTACGACCGCCAGGAGTACGCTCGCCAGCATCCGGGCGGCCCGAAGGCGGACTACGATCTCCGGCTGCGAGGGCCCGACGACATGGCGCAGGCGGGCATGCGCGAGATCGGGCTCGGCGTGCTGCTGGGACTGGCCGACTGGCGGATCGAGACGCTGGCGCTGGGCGAGCACGCATCGTATCTGATCCGGCGGTACTGGCGCTCGCACGTGTCGTTTTCGTTTCCCCGGCTGCGGCCGGCCTGCGGCGTGCCGCGCGACGAGTTCCCGCATTTGCTGACGGATCGGAACCTCGTCCAGATGATGCTGGCGCTTCGGCTGTGCTTTGCCGATGCAGGGCTGGTTCTCTCGACGCGCGAAGCGGCGCCGTTCCGCGATCACGTGGTCGCGCTGGGCCCGACGCGGATCAGCGCCGGCAGCCGGACCAATCCCGGAGGCTATTCGCAAGCCGATCGCGGCGAGGGCCAGTTCGAGGTCAGCGACCGCCGCAGCCCGCGCGAGGTCGCCGACATGCTCGCCCGGCATGGACTCGAACCCGTCTGGAAGGACTGGGACCGCGCCTTTCTCGATACGAATAGGCCGTAG
- a CDS encoding thiazole synthase has product MASDGKQATHVGARHASPLRIGGRSFASRLLVGTGKFASPQVMARALAASGAEIVTVALRRVDIDNPNDDTLAAIDRDRYQLLPNTSGARTGDEAVRLARLARAATGIEWVKLEVTPDPYYLLPDPIETLKAAETLVAEGFVVLPYINADPVLAKRLEDCGTATVMPLGSPIGSNQGIQTRAALEIIIEQSNVPVVVDAGLGLPSHAAEAMEMGADAVLVNTAIATAEDPLAMATAFKLAVEAGRTAYLAGPRTAVRLAQASSPLTGFLRD; this is encoded by the coding sequence ATGGCCTCGGACGGGAAACAGGCGACGCATGTAGGGGCGAGGCATGCCTCGCCCCTACGGATTGGCGGGCGGTCGTTCGCTTCGCGTCTGCTGGTCGGGACGGGCAAATTCGCCTCGCCGCAGGTGATGGCGCGGGCGCTGGCCGCCTCGGGCGCCGAGATCGTGACGGTGGCGTTGCGGCGGGTGGACATCGACAATCCGAATGACGATACGCTGGCCGCGATCGACCGCGATCGGTATCAGCTTCTGCCCAATACGTCGGGGGCCCGCACGGGCGACGAGGCGGTCCGCCTGGCGCGCCTGGCGCGGGCGGCCACGGGCATCGAGTGGGTCAAGCTGGAAGTGACGCCCGATCCGTACTATCTGCTGCCCGACCCCATCGAGACGCTCAAGGCCGCCGAGACGCTGGTGGCCGAGGGTTTCGTGGTGCTTCCGTATATCAACGCCGACCCCGTCCTCGCCAAACGACTGGAGGACTGCGGCACAGCGACGGTCATGCCGCTGGGCAGCCCGATCGGATCGAACCAGGGCATTCAGACGCGGGCGGCGCTGGAGATCATCATCGAGCAGAGCAACGTGCCGGTGGTGGTGGACGCCGGACTGGGGCTGCCTTCGCACGCCGCCGAGGCGATGGAGATGGGCGCCGATGCGGTCCTGGTCAACACCGCTATCGCCACTGCCGAGGACCCGCTCGCGATGGCGACGGCGTTCAAGCTGGCGGTCGAGGCCGGACGCACGGCCTACCTCGCCGGACCGCGCACCGCCGTCCGGCTCGCCCAGGCATCGAGCCCCCTGACCGGATTCCTGCGCGATTAG
- the thiS gene encoding sulfur carrier protein ThiS, with translation MKSLTVNGVRRPFAAEAMPGTLAKLLDVLGVAPATVVAEVDGAIVGPERFGTTELRDGQSIELIKFMGGG, from the coding sequence ATGAAATCACTGACAGTCAACGGGGTCCGCCGGCCGTTCGCGGCCGAGGCCATGCCCGGGACGCTGGCCAAGCTGCTTGACGTGCTGGGCGTGGCGCCCGCCACGGTCGTGGCCGAGGTGGACGGCGCGATCGTCGGGCCCGAGCGGTTCGGCACGACGGAACTGCGGGATGGACAGAGCATCGAGCTGATCAAATTCATGGGAGGCGGCTGA
- a CDS encoding DNA polymerase ligase N-terminal domain-containing protein, whose amino-acid sequence MKDKRFVIQEHQTPEGVHWDLMLEQDDVLITFRLPAGRASPLALSCEDARPTRAEKIFDHPLRFLWYEGPVQNGTGRVRIVDRGAWRLDDRRDECLTFHLHGQVLHGAFALVRTGPGEWRFECCGRNGRRGES is encoded by the coding sequence ATGAAAGACAAGCGATTCGTCATCCAAGAACACCAGACGCCCGAAGGCGTGCACTGGGACCTCATGCTGGAGCAGGACGATGTCCTGATAACGTTCCGCCTGCCCGCAGGGCGAGCGTCCCCGCTCGCCTTGTCGTGCGAGGACGCACGACCTACCCGCGCTGAGAAGATCTTCGACCACCCGCTGCGATTCCTCTGGTACGAAGGTCCCGTGCAGAACGGGACGGGCCGGGTCCGCATCGTCGACCGGGGCGCCTGGCGGCTGGACGACCGCCGGGACGAGTGCCTGACCTTCCACCTGCACGGCCAGGTCCTCCACGGCGCCTTTGCCCTGGTCCGAACCGGCCCGGGCGAATGGCGCTTCGAGTGCTGCGGCCGCAATGGCCGTAGGGGCGAATCATGA
- a CDS encoding secretin N-terminal domain-containing protein, protein MQILKTILVGAMLAGAVLLTPSHSGAQPASGATEPVEVVEGNGDVKLKLNFQDTPLQAVLEYLSEKAGLTVISDAPISDGRMTVISRQPISLDHAVSLINSILKERGLTTVLVGRTLKVVTLANAKQETIPVRTGRDPKAVVPSDDIITYVVPVSHVTAAALRQNLSVLVPAYASIEANEDGNALIITDTAANIRRLMEIIQALDTHMSNVAEIRVFRLVNADATSTATLINTIFQQQNATTGTRTGARNPIEMMMQMRGGPGGRGGFGGRGGERDGDGQTAGATVNVQVVAAADDRTNAVVVRGPADALEIVSGMIAALDDRTAKVAGIKVFQLRYADAMNTADVINKLFGDGQSTTQTGQGGPMMFRGPGGRGGMPETQQDSGSGTSQVVAAADSQTNTVVVTGPDAILEVVAEVVKSLDAQVPNVADVKVFHLEYADARDTADLINDVFGDTGTAARRTTTRTQQAQQVQFQRGGFPGAQQQTTQGGSPSDVSVVAAADSRTNAVVVSGPPTTLEIVSQIIKELDQDPKQERRIFVYALKNANATNLKDVLNSLFAEIQALNQATTGTGQQFQGAGRQQAAPQATGTTTSTNSSSTNDLSEETYFEAETETNSLLILTSTKNYERVRPIIEELDKPVGQVLIKVLFAEITYSDKLDIGTEFSMLNLRSNGDSTRTSTLFGEPSQGLFVNSITGDLDITLHALQEAGKLNILSRPYILTSNNQAATITVGSQVPFATGETTSNVGTQTTTEYRDIGIILVVTPSINPEGLVNMTVRPEISSTTGETIQISEKLNLPVFATRSSETKVAVRDGQTIVIGGLIQDEIRDTIKKVPLLGDIPIAGHLFKRTEKTKAKTELLIFLTPHVAPDALALSPISDAVRARTNFQSDRRSADLFREHIEAMEEDPARRNEP, encoded by the coding sequence ATGCAGATTCTAAAGACAATTCTCGTTGGCGCGATGCTGGCCGGCGCTGTCCTTTTGACTCCCAGTCATAGTGGGGCGCAGCCGGCATCCGGTGCGACCGAACCGGTCGAAGTCGTCGAAGGCAACGGCGACGTGAAGCTCAAGCTCAACTTCCAGGACACGCCTCTCCAGGCCGTCCTGGAATACCTGTCGGAGAAGGCCGGGCTGACGGTGATTTCGGATGCACCGATTTCCGACGGTCGCATGACGGTGATCAGCCGCCAGCCGATCTCGCTGGACCACGCCGTGTCCTTGATCAACTCGATCCTGAAAGAGCGAGGTCTGACCACGGTGCTGGTCGGCAGGACCCTCAAGGTGGTCACGCTCGCCAATGCCAAGCAGGAGACCATTCCGGTGCGGACCGGACGCGACCCGAAGGCTGTGGTACCCAGCGACGACATCATCACGTACGTTGTGCCCGTCAGTCACGTCACCGCGGCGGCGCTGAGACAAAACCTCTCGGTCCTCGTCCCTGCCTACGCCAGCATTGAGGCCAACGAGGACGGCAACGCGCTGATCATCACCGACACCGCCGCCAACATCCGACGTCTGATGGAGATCATCCAGGCGCTGGACACCCACATGTCGAACGTCGCGGAGATCCGGGTCTTCCGTCTGGTCAATGCCGATGCGACCAGCACGGCGACCCTGATCAACACGATCTTTCAGCAGCAGAACGCCACCACCGGCACCCGGACGGGCGCCCGCAACCCCATCGAGATGATGATGCAGATGCGAGGCGGTCCGGGCGGTCGAGGCGGGTTCGGCGGACGAGGGGGAGAGCGGGACGGCGACGGACAGACCGCCGGCGCGACGGTGAACGTGCAGGTCGTCGCCGCCGCCGACGATCGGACCAACGCCGTAGTGGTGCGCGGGCCCGCCGACGCCCTGGAGATCGTCAGCGGCATGATCGCGGCCCTGGACGATCGGACGGCCAAGGTCGCCGGCATCAAGGTCTTTCAGCTTCGCTACGCCGATGCCATGAACACCGCCGACGTCATCAACAAACTGTTCGGAGACGGTCAGAGTACGACGCAGACCGGACAAGGTGGCCCCATGATGTTCCGGGGCCCGGGGGGTCGCGGCGGCATGCCGGAGACGCAGCAGGACAGCGGAAGCGGCACCTCGCAGGTCGTCGCCGCCGCCGACAGCCAGACCAACACCGTCGTGGTGACCGGTCCGGACGCCATCCTTGAAGTGGTGGCCGAGGTGGTCAAGAGTCTCGACGCCCAGGTGCCCAACGTCGCGGATGTGAAGGTGTTCCACCTGGAATATGCCGACGCGCGCGATACGGCCGACCTGATCAACGACGTGTTCGGCGACACCGGCACGGCGGCACGAAGGACGACAACCCGCACCCAACAGGCCCAGCAGGTCCAGTTCCAGAGGGGCGGATTCCCCGGCGCCCAGCAGCAGACCACCCAAGGCGGCAGCCCTTCCGATGTATCCGTGGTCGCGGCCGCCGACTCGCGCACCAACGCCGTAGTCGTCAGCGGGCCGCCGACGACACTGGAGATCGTCAGCCAGATCATCAAAGAGTTGGACCAGGACCCCAAGCAGGAACGACGGATCTTCGTCTACGCGCTCAAGAACGCCAACGCCACGAACCTGAAAGACGTTCTGAACAGCCTCTTCGCCGAGATCCAGGCCTTGAACCAGGCCACCACAGGGACCGGTCAGCAGTTCCAGGGTGCCGGGCGGCAGCAGGCGGCGCCCCAGGCCACCGGCACAACAACGAGCACCAACAGCAGTAGCACCAACGATCTGTCCGAAGAGACCTACTTCGAGGCCGAGACGGAGACCAATTCGCTGCTCATTCTGACCTCGACGAAGAACTACGAGAGAGTCCGCCCGATCATCGAGGAACTCGACAAGCCCGTCGGACAGGTGCTGATCAAGGTCCTGTTCGCCGAGATCACCTACAGCGACAAGCTGGACATCGGTACGGAGTTCTCCATGCTGAACCTGCGCAGCAACGGGGACAGCACCCGGACCAGCACGCTCTTCGGCGAGCCCAGTCAGGGCTTGTTCGTCAACAGCATCACCGGCGATCTGGACATCACGCTCCATGCCCTGCAGGAGGCCGGCAAGCTGAACATCCTGTCGCGACCGTACATCCTGACCAGCAACAACCAGGCCGCCACGATCACGGTCGGCTCCCAGGTCCCGTTCGCCACGGGCGAGACCACCAGCAACGTGGGAACGCAGACGACCACCGAGTACCGGGACATCGGCATCATCCTGGTGGTGACGCCCTCGATCAACCCCGAAGGGCTCGTCAACATGACGGTGCGTCCGGAGATTTCGTCCACCACGGGTGAGACGATCCAGATCTCCGAAAAGCTGAATCTCCCGGTCTTCGCGACGCGGTCGAGCGAGACCAAGGTCGCCGTGCGCGACGGCCAGACCATCGTCATCGGCGGGCTCATCCAGGACGAGATCCGTGACACGATCAAGAAGGTCCCGCTGCTGGGCGACATCCCGATCGCCGGACACCTGTTCAAGCGGACCGAGAAGACCAAGGCCAAGACCGAGCTGCTGATCTTCCTGACCCCGCACGTCGCGCCGGACGCCCTGGCGTTGTCGCCGATCTCCGATGCCGTGCGGGCCCGCACGAATTTCCAGAGCGACCGCAGATCGGCCGACCTGTTCCGCGAACACATCGAGGCCATGGAAGAAGACCCTGCCAGGCGAAACGAGCCGTAG
- the pilM gene encoding pilus assembly protein PilM: protein MLGTRTILGLAVDEFGVGVAEIGVRSGRPEVRRVGQCVFEEKLGAHNGKALGQTLRQFLRANHFSLKNAAVGIPTKWVVAKEITAPPAGADAMAGLLGIEAERTFSLNAGELIFDYCGRTSTSQSSKVMLLAARRQMVDQIKDLAASAGLHVQSVTVSALAFGSVASSDAMEQRYGVYTRPTYCEFWSQVDGAPRSIKHVAMPATNGEPSDQAKRLTSAIQQLMMISAPQDQAAPYEVTVYDDSHLSDGVIDHLRTQLGPRVTVTDGNATLVAAGLLSTERDESSAAIAAAAVAMAATATEKPAVDFLNPRIGRKKTSPRKRVVTWGIIAGVILLGAVGAVIAEWQSKRADIASYNEQLELIADDVAVARDVRDRLTYAGSWTSRDPRFLECLLQLTLAFPESPRVWATSLALSETAEGSLVGRAVDEQSFYEVLNNIKGNAAFSDVMMMYLRDAGGSAQEKTFAVTFKFQGVK, encoded by the coding sequence ATGTTAGGAACTCGGACCATACTGGGACTTGCCGTCGACGAGTTCGGGGTCGGCGTAGCCGAAATCGGTGTTCGCTCAGGACGTCCGGAAGTGCGGCGCGTCGGCCAGTGCGTCTTCGAGGAAAAGCTCGGCGCCCACAACGGCAAGGCGCTGGGACAGACGCTCCGGCAGTTCCTCCGGGCGAACCACTTCTCGCTGAAGAACGCCGCCGTCGGAATCCCGACGAAGTGGGTGGTGGCCAAAGAGATCACGGCGCCGCCGGCCGGCGCCGACGCCATGGCCGGTCTGCTGGGGATCGAGGCCGAGCGGACGTTCTCGCTCAACGCCGGCGAATTGATCTTCGATTACTGCGGTCGCACGAGCACATCCCAGAGCAGCAAGGTCATGCTGCTGGCCGCTCGACGCCAGATGGTCGATCAGATCAAGGATCTGGCCGCATCGGCCGGCCTGCACGTGCAGTCCGTCACGGTCTCGGCGCTGGCCTTCGGAAGCGTTGCGTCGTCCGATGCGATGGAACAACGGTACGGAGTCTACACCCGCCCGACCTACTGCGAGTTCTGGAGCCAGGTGGACGGCGCTCCGAGGTCGATCAAGCACGTGGCGATGCCGGCGACGAACGGCGAACCGAGTGACCAGGCCAAACGGCTGACGTCGGCGATTCAGCAACTGATGATGATCTCAGCGCCACAGGATCAGGCCGCACCGTACGAAGTGACCGTATACGACGATTCCCATCTGTCCGACGGGGTCATCGACCATCTCCGCACACAGCTTGGTCCTCGGGTGACGGTCACGGACGGCAACGCGACTCTGGTCGCGGCCGGACTGCTTTCGACCGAACGAGACGAATCTTCGGCGGCCATCGCCGCGGCCGCCGTCGCGATGGCGGCCACCGCGACCGAAAAACCGGCCGTCGACTTCCTCAACCCGCGCATCGGGCGCAAGAAGACGTCGCCGCGAAAACGCGTGGTCACCTGGGGAATCATCGCCGGCGTCATCCTTCTCGGAGCGGTCGGCGCCGTCATTGCCGAGTGGCAGAGCAAGCGGGCGGACATCGCCTCGTACAACGAACAGTTGGAGCTGATCGCCGACGACGTCGCGGTCGCGCGGGACGTGAGAGACCGCCTCACCTATGCAGGCAGTTGGACCAGCCGGGACCCGCGATTCCTCGAATGCCTGCTTCAATTGACGCTGGCATTTCCCGAATCCCCTCGCGTCTGGGCCACGAGCCTGGCCCTGAGCGAGACGGCTGAAGGCTCACTGGTCGGCCGGGCCGTGGACGAGCAGAGCTTTTACGAGGTGCTTAACAATATCAAGGGCAACGCGGCGTTCTCCGATGTGATGATGATGTACTTGCGGGACGCCGGAGGAAGCGCCCAGGAAAAAACATTTGCCGTAACGTTCAAATTCCAAGGCGTGAAATAA
- a CDS encoding general secretion pathway protein GspK → MHRQFVGSHRADGTILIVTIWVVLVLAGLALVFARSMRVAAIVSANQVASLEAEWIASGACQYIIAQLVANATDSDALNENAPWEALQVGQGYFWVLRPTLKSNQEFEFGLTDEAGKINLNSASLEMLLKLPGMSSELAASVIDWRDEDGDVTTGGAEDEYYLLLPEPYNCKNAPFETVDEILLVKGASEELLYGEDTNRDGRLTGGFYDYITVYSVEANTDSEGNERINLSDANARATLQSALQEVAKEERVFEILNNIPISPSYASVMDFYFGARLTIEEFEQIADQLTVSDDETLPGLVNVNTAPKEVLLCLPELEEADVEALVSYRQSNNSLDSVAWVAKVLDREKATAIGPHITVRSSQYSADIICLSGNGRAYKRYKAVFDTQAGQPAVVYWKSLTRFGWPLEEDIVATLRKGRPITEARVGMR, encoded by the coding sequence ATGCACAGACAATTCGTTGGTTCTCACCGAGCCGATGGGACGATCCTGATCGTGACGATCTGGGTGGTCCTGGTCCTGGCCGGACTGGCGCTGGTCTTCGCCCGGTCGATGCGGGTGGCGGCCATCGTCTCGGCAAATCAGGTGGCCTCGCTCGAAGCGGAGTGGATCGCGTCCGGGGCCTGTCAGTACATCATCGCGCAGCTCGTCGCCAACGCGACGGATTCCGATGCCCTGAACGAGAACGCGCCGTGGGAGGCGCTGCAAGTCGGGCAAGGGTACTTCTGGGTGTTGCGCCCCACTCTGAAGAGCAATCAGGAGTTCGAGTTCGGTCTGACCGATGAGGCCGGCAAGATCAACCTCAACTCCGCCTCGCTGGAGATGCTGTTGAAGCTGCCGGGCATGTCGTCGGAACTGGCCGCCTCGGTCATCGACTGGCGCGACGAGGACGGCGACGTGACGACCGGCGGGGCCGAAGACGAGTACTATCTCCTGCTGCCGGAACCGTACAACTGCAAGAATGCGCCCTTCGAGACCGTCGACGAGATCCTCCTGGTCAAAGGGGCCTCGGAAGAGCTGCTCTACGGAGAAGACACCAATCGCGATGGACGGCTTACAGGAGGCTTCTACGATTACATCACCGTCTATAGCGTCGAAGCCAACACCGACAGCGAGGGCAATGAACGCATCAACCTGAGCGACGCCAACGCTCGTGCGACGCTGCAGAGCGCGTTGCAGGAAGTGGCCAAAGAGGAGCGGGTGTTCGAGATCCTGAACAACATCCCTATCAGTCCGTCGTACGCCAGCGTGATGGACTTCTACTTCGGGGCGCGCCTGACGATCGAGGAGTTCGAGCAGATCGCGGACCAACTGACCGTCAGCGACGATGAAACGCTGCCCGGGCTGGTCAACGTCAATACAGCCCCGAAGGAGGTCCTGCTGTGCCTGCCGGAGCTGGAGGAAGCGGACGTCGAGGCGTTGGTGTCGTATCGGCAATCGAACAACAGTCTCGACTCCGTGGCTTGGGTGGCGAAGGTCCTCGACCGCGAGAAGGCCACGGCCATCGGCCCGCACATCACGGTCCGCTCGTCCCAATACTCGGCCGACATCATTTGTCTGTCGGGCAACGGACGCGCGTACAAACGCTACAAAGCGGTTTTCGACACACAGGCAGGGCAGCCGGCGGTCGTGTACTGGAAGTCACTGACCCGGTTCGGCTGGCCCCTGGAAGAAGATATCGTGGCGACCCTGCGGAAGGGCCGCCCCATCACTGAAGCTAGGGTTGGTATGAGATGA
- a CDS encoding GspJ family type II secretion system protein, producing the protein MTRGQTDIRGFTLLELLVAMTLMVVTASCLYTALYTGFKSRQSALAAIEPTSQALNAIELLKQDIYGVLPPTGVLAGPFVGSNSRSSKGAAADTIEFHTTQVYGSTGRPTGGIGKVVLALEDDDRSRNPVGYRLVRRVTTNLLSPRSVDPDEQVLCRNVMSLNLRYFDGDRWLDEWDSTADANSLPKAVEIDIELANNIRISNGSMEKRRLVQSFAVPCGLSAQPAEEATESTAASATGATGGMTTQPGGQTGR; encoded by the coding sequence ATGACTCGCGGCCAGACAGACATCAGGGGTTTCACGCTTCTCGAACTGCTCGTCGCCATGACGCTGATGGTGGTCACGGCGTCCTGCCTCTATACGGCCCTTTACACCGGCTTCAAATCGCGACAAAGCGCCCTGGCGGCCATCGAGCCCACCAGTCAGGCGCTCAACGCCATCGAGCTGCTCAAGCAGGACATCTACGGCGTTCTCCCTCCGACGGGGGTGCTGGCCGGTCCGTTTGTCGGCAGCAACTCCCGCAGCAGCAAGGGCGCTGCGGCGGACACCATCGAGTTCCACACCACCCAGGTCTATGGAAGCACGGGCCGGCCGACGGGCGGCATCGGCAAGGTCGTGCTGGCCCTGGAGGACGACGACAGAAGCCGCAACCCCGTTGGCTATCGTCTGGTTCGCAGAGTGACCACGAACCTGCTGTCGCCCCGATCCGTCGATCCCGACGAGCAGGTCCTCTGTCGCAACGTGATGTCGCTGAATCTTCGGTATTTCGACGGTGACCGCTGGCTGGATGAGTGGGATTCGACGGCCGACGCGAACAGCCTTCCCAAGGCCGTGGAGATCGACATCGAGCTCGCCAACAACATTCGCATCTCGAACGGCAGCATGGAAAAGCGCCGGCTCGTTCAGAGTTTTGCGGTGCCCTGTGGGCTGTCGGCCCAGCCGGCCGAAGAGGCGACCGAATCGACCGCCGCGTCCGCCACGGGCGCCACCGGAGGAATGACCACGCAGCCCGGAGGCCAGACAGGACGATGA
- a CDS encoding type II secretion system protein: MRNKRRDNLVRRSARSGGFTFVELLATVVLIGTIMPVAMRTIALCTRLAGQSRREIEAVSLASTKLAELVASKDWATGGKAGDFGADWPGYEWSAEVSSWTESTVRQLDVQVFWTSQGRQRQLTLSTLVYPEAK, from the coding sequence ATGCGAAACAAGCGTCGAGATAATCTGGTCAGAAGGAGCGCCCGCTCGGGGGGCTTCACCTTCGTCGAGCTGTTGGCGACGGTGGTGCTGATCGGCACCATCATGCCCGTGGCCATGCGGACCATTGCGCTCTGCACGCGGCTGGCAGGGCAATCGCGCCGAGAGATCGAGGCGGTCTCGCTGGCGAGCACCAAGCTGGCCGAGCTGGTCGCATCGAAGGACTGGGCGACGGGCGGCAAGGCCGGCGACTTTGGCGCGGACTGGCCGGGCTATGAATGGAGCGCCGAGGTGTCGAGCTGGACCGAATCGACGGTTCGTCAACTCGACGTGCAGGTGTTCTGGACGTCTCAGGGCCGGCAGCGCCAACTCACACTGAGCACCCTGGTCTATCCGGAGGCAAAATGA
- a CDS encoding pilus assembly FimT family protein, whose amino-acid sequence MSAGTKQYDRGAGFTLLELILVMLILSTVLAMAAPSLRGFFGSRQSQDAAAQILALTQFARSQAISEGVIYRLNFDTKDRVYWLTAWKSGLFKELETEFGQVFTLPRDMIMELEDADKEDGKPFIEFTPQGTVTAATIRLIDRGGRGLEVTCPTVTESFSIVESERTYAKQASR is encoded by the coding sequence ATGAGCGCGGGCACAAAACAATACGACAGAGGTGCGGGCTTCACCCTCCTGGAGCTGATCCTGGTGATGCTCATCCTCTCGACCGTCCTGGCGATGGCGGCCCCGTCGCTGCGTGGTTTCTTCGGCTCGCGTCAGTCGCAGGACGCCGCGGCGCAGATCCTCGCCCTGACCCAGTTCGCCCGCTCCCAGGCGATCAGCGAAGGGGTGATCTATCGGCTCAATTTCGACACGAAGGACCGCGTCTACTGGCTGACCGCCTGGAAGTCCGGTCTGTTCAAAGAGCTCGAAACAGAGTTCGGGCAGGTTTTTACGCTCCCCAGGGACATGATCATGGAGTTGGAGGACGCAGACAAGGAGGATGGAAAGCCGTTTATCGAGTTCACGCCTCAGGGCACTGTCACCGCCGCCACGATCCGACTGATCGATCGCGGGGGACGCGGCCTGGAGGTGACGTGCCCAACGGTCACGGAGTCGTTCTCCATCGTTGAGAGCGAACGAACGTATGCGAAACAAGCGTCGAGATAA
- the gspG gene encoding type II secretion system major pseudopilin GspG — protein MKSQPYNTNECASRRQRTMGPRGFTLIELMLVLVILATLSAIVLPKLTGRSREAKITAAGTQIAQIEVALDAFEIDLGRYPTTSEGLLALTKKPTTDSDGWTQPYLRRDVPKDPWGNDYQYRYPGTYNQEGYDLYSFGPDGKMGGDDDITNWSKDRR, from the coding sequence ATGAAATCACAACCTTACAACACGAACGAATGCGCCTCTCGTCGGCAACGGACTATGGGCCCTCGCGGTTTCACCCTGATCGAGCTGATGCTGGTGCTGGTCATTCTGGCGACCCTGTCGGCAATCGTACTGCCCAAGCTGACCGGCCGTTCGAGAGAGGCCAAGATCACGGCTGCCGGAACGCAGATCGCCCAGATCGAGGTGGCTCTGGACGCCTTTGAGATCGATCTCGGTCGCTATCCGACGACCAGCGAAGGTCTCCTGGCCCTGACGAAAAAGCCGACCACGGATTCCGACGGCTGGACCCAGCCCTATCTGCGGCGGGACGTCCCCAAGGACCCGTGGGGCAACGACTATCAGTACCGCTATCCGGGCACCTACAATCAGGAGGGTTACGATCTGTATTCCTTCGGCCCGGACGGCAAGATGGGCGGCGACGACGACATCACGAACTGGTCGAAGGACAGACGGTAG